The proteins below are encoded in one region of Nitrospira defluvii:
- a CDS encoding YgaP family membrane protein, whose product MRNVGAVERGSRVFGGVALMTLGLTLPIPFWAEEVAETIGLLAVVTGAVGYCPVKHLFTRWGHEPGASSRGGGTAERG is encoded by the coding sequence ATGCGTAATGTCGGTGCCGTGGAACGAGGGAGCAGAGTTTTCGGAGGAGTAGCGCTGATGACTCTGGGACTCACGCTTCCCATCCCGTTTTGGGCCGAGGAGGTGGCGGAGACGATCGGATTGCTCGCTGTGGTCACCGGCGCCGTGGGGTATTGTCCGGTGAAACATCTGTTCACGCGCTGGGGGCACGAACCAGGGGCATCAAGCCGGGGTGGCGGCACGGCGGAACGGGGGTGA
- a CDS encoding c-type cytochrome — translation MRKKLGIIIAVLTVVLANSWVAAQVGPGHPDRGEALYKEHCLRCHGRMGEGDGPDAQGLIVRPVDFHTARSRAKTDFELLIAISNGVLFSPMHSWRGRIADEDMVHVIAYVRALAPEYPHL, via the coding sequence ATGCGCAAGAAGCTCGGTATCATCATAGCGGTGCTTACCGTCGTCCTAGCAAATTCATGGGTCGCGGCCCAGGTCGGGCCGGGGCATCCTGACCGAGGCGAGGCGTTGTACAAGGAACATTGTCTGCGGTGCCACGGCAGGATGGGCGAGGGCGATGGGCCGGACGCGCAAGGCCTGATCGTGCGGCCGGTGGATTTTCATACCGCACGGTCTCGCGCCAAGACCGACTTCGAACTCCTGATTGCCATCTCCAACGGCGTGCTATTCAGCCCGATGCATTCTTGGCGAGGCCGCATCGCCGACGAGGACATGGTGCATGTCATCGCGTATGTGCGGGCCCTGGCACCCGAGTACCCGCATTTGTGA
- the floA gene encoding flotillin-like protein FloA (flotillin-like protein involved in membrane lipid rafts), with protein MNGVETGLLGILTTLILIVSGTALLLYLIPLRLWIAAWASGAYVGLLTLIGMRLRRVPPGTVVTARISAVKAGLTISLNDLEAHYLAGGNVGNVVLALISADKANIAMPFKRAAAIDLAGRDVLGAVKMSVLPKVIETPRIAAVAKDGIQLHAICRVTVRTNLDRLVGGSGEETVLARVGEGIVSTIGSAVTHKDVLENPDHISKHVLSKGLDAGTAFEILSIDIADIDVGENIGAKLQIDQANADKQIAQARAEQRRAMAVALEQEMRAKVVEAEAEVPKAMAEAFRQGNLGIMDYYRMKNVQADTSMRDAIAGTGEEPPAGPKKEDRR; from the coding sequence ATGAATGGAGTCGAAACCGGCCTGTTGGGCATCCTGACCACCTTGATACTGATCGTGTCGGGGACGGCGCTCCTGTTGTACCTGATCCCGCTCAGGTTGTGGATCGCCGCCTGGGCATCCGGTGCCTACGTCGGGCTGTTGACCCTGATCGGGATGCGTCTTCGGCGCGTGCCGCCCGGGACGGTGGTGACTGCGCGCATCAGCGCGGTGAAGGCAGGGCTCACCATCTCGCTCAACGATCTAGAAGCCCACTATTTGGCGGGTGGCAACGTGGGAAACGTCGTCCTCGCGTTGATCTCCGCCGACAAGGCGAATATTGCGATGCCGTTCAAGCGGGCGGCGGCGATCGACTTGGCCGGGCGCGACGTGTTGGGAGCGGTCAAGATGTCGGTCCTCCCCAAGGTGATCGAAACGCCGCGGATCGCCGCGGTCGCCAAGGACGGCATTCAGCTCCATGCGATTTGCCGGGTCACGGTTCGCACGAATCTTGACCGGCTGGTCGGCGGCTCGGGAGAGGAGACGGTGCTGGCGCGGGTCGGCGAAGGGATCGTGAGCACGATTGGCTCGGCGGTGACCCACAAGGACGTGCTGGAGAATCCGGATCATATTTCCAAGCATGTGCTGAGCAAAGGCCTCGATGCGGGAACGGCGTTTGAAATCCTGTCGATCGATATCGCCGATATTGATGTCGGCGAGAATATCGGCGCCAAACTGCAGATCGATCAAGCCAATGCTGATAAGCAGATCGCGCAGGCGAGAGCTGAGCAACGGCGCGCCATGGCCGTGGCGCTGGAACAGGAGATGCGCGCGAAGGTGGTCGAGGCCGAGGCCGAAGTGCCAAAGGCCATGGCCGAGGCATTTCGCCAAGGGAACCTGGGGATCATGGATTATTACCGCATGAAGAACGTGCAGGCGGACACCTCCATGCGCGACGCCATTGCGGGGACGGGCGAAGAGCCGCCAGCCGGTCCGAAGAAGGAGGATCGCCGATGA
- a CDS encoding NfeD family protein, with amino-acid sequence MRAIAGRGWAMRWGLALLWVLALVMPGASFAALARPVVYVVPIEGVIDLGLAPFVERVLQEATGVGAAAVILEVDTFGGRVDAAVLIRDTLLRAKVKTVAFINKRAISAGALISLATETIVMADGGTIGAATPVQIGLPGAPAQPVEEKTVSYMRKEFRATAESRKRPPELAEAMVDADVEISGVIAKGKLLTLTTEEAWQHKLVDFRADNMERVLELLGLADAELRRASETWAESLVRIFTHPIVSSILIAVGMLGIIVEIQSPGFGVPGVVGLTSLALFLWGHWLVRLAGWEEVLLIGIGLILLVVEIFLLPGFGLFGAIGIVALLGGLGLSLVGTGATWAVVLYALGQVIVAVLLAVVLALALLRVLPRLPFGRRLILETELPAQAGYASALDTDRRWLGKRGIAASTLRPAGIAHFDHERVDVITEGEFIEAGDPIEVLRVEGNRIVVRRIDQDPERSES; translated from the coding sequence GTGAGAGCGATTGCGGGCAGAGGCTGGGCGATGCGATGGGGGCTGGCCCTCCTGTGGGTGCTCGCCCTGGTCATGCCAGGCGCGTCGTTCGCCGCGCTTGCACGGCCTGTGGTCTATGTGGTGCCGATAGAGGGCGTCATCGATCTGGGGCTCGCTCCTTTCGTCGAGCGTGTGTTGCAAGAGGCGACGGGCGTCGGTGCGGCAGCGGTCATTCTGGAGGTCGACACCTTCGGCGGACGAGTGGATGCGGCGGTGCTGATCCGAGATACCCTCTTGCGGGCCAAGGTGAAGACAGTCGCGTTCATCAACAAGCGCGCGATCTCGGCGGGCGCGCTGATCAGTCTGGCCACCGAAACAATCGTGATGGCCGATGGCGGCACGATTGGCGCCGCCACCCCGGTTCAGATCGGCTTGCCCGGCGCGCCGGCGCAGCCGGTCGAGGAGAAGACGGTCTCGTATATGCGGAAGGAATTTCGGGCGACTGCGGAGAGCCGTAAACGACCGCCGGAGTTGGCTGAAGCGATGGTGGATGCGGATGTGGAGATTTCCGGCGTGATCGCGAAAGGGAAACTGCTGACGCTGACGACTGAAGAAGCATGGCAGCACAAGCTTGTCGACTTTCGCGCGGACAACATGGAACGCGTACTTGAGTTGTTGGGACTGGCCGACGCGGAGCTTCGCCGCGCCTCGGAAACCTGGGCAGAATCGCTGGTGCGGATTTTTACGCATCCGATTGTTAGCTCCATCCTGATCGCCGTCGGGATGCTCGGTATCATTGTGGAGATTCAGAGCCCCGGGTTCGGGGTGCCGGGCGTTGTCGGGCTGACGAGCCTCGCGCTGTTCTTGTGGGGCCATTGGTTGGTCCGTCTGGCGGGATGGGAAGAAGTGCTGCTCATCGGGATCGGGCTCATCCTGTTGGTGGTCGAAATATTTCTTCTGCCGGGCTTCGGACTATTCGGGGCGATAGGCATTGTGGCGCTGCTCGGGGGACTTGGACTGAGCCTCGTCGGGACAGGGGCGACTTGGGCCGTCGTCCTCTATGCGCTGGGGCAGGTGATCGTCGCCGTACTGTTGGCCGTCGTGCTGGCGCTCGCGCTGCTGCGAGTCCTTCCACGTCTGCCGTTCGGGCGGCGGCTGATCCTGGAAACTGAATTGCCGGCACAGGCCGGTTATGCCTCCGCGCTGGACACCGATCGCCGCTGGCTCGGTAAACGAGGGATCGCGGCCTCGACGCTGCGGCCGGCCGGGATCGCCCATTTCGACCACGAACGCGTGGATGTCATCACGGAAGGCGAATTCATCGAAGCCGGGGATCCCATCGAGGTGCTGCGAGTCGAGGGGAATCGCATCGTCGTTCGGCGCATCGATCAAGATCCTGAAAGGAGTGAGTCATGA